Genomic DNA from Paramisgurnus dabryanus chromosome 11, PD_genome_1.1, whole genome shotgun sequence:
CTTGTGGTTCCTTTTGTACTGTTGAGTGGCTGGGCCAGCGTCTACACGACATCAAACCATGGAACCCTGTGGACGGTATTGGCTGGCTTCGTTCTGCTGCTCTATCAGGGGCTGTGTTTGGGATTGATGCCCACATATGTGGTGCTGAAAAACAGCCTTCCCCCTGCATCATGCTTCATTCTCATTCTAGAGCAGGTACTCCGTCACCATGGCAACAGGTGCTTTTATTTGCTCTGTTTGCCACATTGTGCGTCTGTATTTTCCATGGAGATGTTTATGTAAATTTGTTCTTATTAGTATCTAGAAAAGCAAATTATACGTGAAGATTTTAGTTATAATTTTACTGATAAACTGATTAAAGGTGTAAAGAATAAGcttgatttcaaatgtttacaagtggatttatttgtgttattaaagggatagttcacccaaaaatgaaaattatgtcatcatttactcactcttatgttgttacaaacctgtataaatttctttgttctgactaacacgaaggaagatattttgaggaatgtttgggggaccccattcactttcatagtaaggtaaaataatactatggaagtgaaagGGGTCCACCACAggttggttacaaacattcctcaaaatatcttccttcgtgttagtcagaacaaagaaatttatacaggtttgtaacaacataagagtgagtaaatgatgacataatttttatttttgggtgaattatccctttaaagcaaTTGCTCAGTAACTCAGGCATGTTTGTGCTATGAATCATTTATTACAGAACAGTTAAAGAAAAGGCTCACCATACTTTGAAATAGGAACCTAGCAATGCAATAGTAAACATAATtcaaattatttcattgataaaaatgtaattgttgTAAACAGGTTAGATTTATAATGAAGACTCACTCCTTCATCCGAGAAAATGTGCCAAGAGTACTGTCCTCAGAACGAAACAAAACAGGTAAGATCTTCAATTAGATGCCATAagatcaaataaataaacacttacaaTCTCTTTTTATTTTTGCAGATTTAGTAGCTGTGCCTCATCTAAACCAGtacatttattttctgtttgcCCCCACCCTAATATACAGAGACAACTATCCAAGGTAAGATCTTAAATCtgctggtcttaaaggggacagttCAAAagaggacttttttaagatgtaaaataaatctttggtgtccccagtgtacatatgtgaaattttagttcaaaataccatatagataatttaagatagcatgttaaaattgccactttatagatgtgtgcaaaaatgtgccatttttgggtgtctcaccttaaaatgcaaatgatctgatctctgtactaaatggcagtgccgtggttggatagtgcagattagattatttttgacatcacaaggggagacaaatttcgatgacctattttttcacatgcttgcagagaatggtttaccaaaattaagttactgggttaatcttttttacattttctaggttgatagaagcactggggacccaatgatagcgcttaaacatggaaaagtcagattttcatgatatgtcccctttaagaatattaaatatatattttagatgtctatttaattagattttatttttggagttctttattatattaattatataaagTTAACATGAAATGCTTTTTGCAACACCAGCAAACACAAAGTCATTATATTTTAGATCACAGGTTTATAACAGGGGGTTCATGGTGATATTTGTGGGTGTTTGAATTCAAAATACTTTTTGGAAAAATTAAATCAGGGATCAACAAAAATTCATTAATAAGCTAATAatagaaatgacaaaaacttGATAAAAATTTCCCCATTAAAATCTATtcagtaaatgtaaaatgttatgTAGTATGTTAATAGTATGTATCTGTATATACAATCTGTATCTGTAATGTCACCATCATAACAAAAGTATGTAAATCCAGTCTTAGTTTGATATATGTAGGCCTAGTCCTGAAGACCTCTTTTTCTGATGAAAAATTATgaatataaacatatttatgtTTGGAAAGATACCTAAACATACATTATATTGGGTCCATTTTGATTTCATCTTCATGTTAAGAGAACCTGTTTTGTTCTTGTAGAAATCCATATATACGGTGGGGCTATGTGGCTACAAAGTTCGCACAGGTTTGCCCTTTAAAAGCATTCATTTTTCAAATAAGGCTGTAATTAACACTTTTTAAATaagtgacccagtctgtaaaaacccagctaaagtcattttactgtttcctacataaaatcatcctacgtaatgtaaataacattgtgtgaaaatataaccttaatatctttagTATTGACTGAGTAAAGTCATGTTAAGATTAAAATCAAaatatgagactttagcctggatttcacaaacagggtcacacatattatatattaaaatacattcttaatataatgtttttctgTCATTCTAGGTTCTGGGTTGTTTGTTTTATGCCTATTATGTATTTGTGCGGCTGTGCATTCCTCAGTTTCATAACATCAGCATGCAACTCTTTGACCTGAGGGTCATGGTGTTGTGTGTCTTCAACTCTATATTGCCAGGTACACCGTTACCACATTTAACTTGCGTTCCTTCCTACAATTTTCAGATGTCATAGAAAAGTTTGTGGATTAATATGAGagtatataaaaagaaaacagaaaatgAAGATGTTTGTGTGATGTGATTTCTGCAGGTGTACTGGTTCTCTTTCTGGCTTTCTTTGCCTTTTTACACTGCTGGCTCAATGCATTTGCAGAGATGCTACGATTTGGAGACAGAATGTTTTATAAGGTGTGACGCATTCATATTATCTTTGCTTTTATTTAGAGCAATAGATGTGTTGAATTATGTTCCTATTACGTGAGTGGTTGCTGAAAATATGCTTTTCCTTTAGGATTGGTGGAACTCCACTTCATTCGCCAACTATTACCGTACTTGGAATGTTGTAGTACACGACTGGTTGTATTACTATGTTTACAGGGACTTCCTGTGGGTAAGTCATCTGATGAAAatgtatgtacagtactgtatctGTTAGTTAGTTGTACTGATCAATCACCTGATATCTGTTCAATCCCGGGGTcaatttataaagcgtgcgtacgcacaaaatggGGCTGGAAACATGCATACACcagttcccacgcaaaggttgtgatctataaaaaataagaacttaATGGCagaatgggcttgcagggtgggatctgaggatgattcatgtacgcacacttgcaggtgatctgtgatttataaaggaaACATTACAAGTTTTAATATTTGTTGACGTATGcaatttttggcttttgtgtgtacgtagacttttagtaaggatcccaTGCACACGTTTTATAGATGCGACCCCAGGTATCAAGTAATCAACTGGGAATTAATTTGTTCATGTGTGAGAGTCTTCCTGTGCTGTGCTTGTTATTTTCATTGTCAAATCAAATTCATTTTGATAAAATCTTACATCAAGCTAACCAAACCAAATCTTCCACTTCTGCAGATGACACAGAAGCGTTTCCGGGCAGCGGCCATGTTGCTCGTCTTCACGGTGTCTGCTGTAGTACACGAGTATGTACTGGCCATCTGTTTTGGCTTTTTCTACCCTGTCCTGTTCTGCATCTTCATGTGCTTCGGAAGTAAGAACCTCACTCACTAAAAGAAATTGACATATATCACAGCTAGCCAAATAGTCTAAACCATTTTAAAGTTGTTTACTGGTCTCAAGTGGTTAGTTTACAGTAGCTAGTGCAAAATAGAGCAGCTTTACCAGTTGGGCCAGACTGGAAACTACCTAACCACCTTAGGGGCCGATCACACCGAACACAGTAAATGGCTTTTTTGGGCACTTCAAAGACATGAAGTGCGGCGtggctttttttgttgctaggcaaccaccaagacagctgtcctgtcaatcaaaaattATAGTGTGAGTGCTCTTTTGCTATTAACTGTAAACTTTTCCCCTCGGAGCGCTCCTTTAAAAATGGGTGGTGCGGTCAAAACGTTCGCTGCTGATAAACAGTGTGCATAACGCCTTatagaaaatcattcaaaataaataaacccgTTCTGTGGGATCGGccccttatgctgcgttcacacaaAACGCGAATAGAGCGTTAAATTCGCGTCTACCTTGTCTAGTTTGcaacttgaacattttgaatgcATTCACGCGTCTAGAGCGAAATAGACGAGCgtaaaaagcaagcatttgaagCGAATTTGACGCACGTTCGAGGCGAAAtctgcttcttgtgggaggggcaagtgctaggcggttgtctgtttgcaagatgccTGATGCCTCCGGAGGCGTTCCCAGTTTGGCGAGTTTCATCATTTCCTGTCTTTATAGAAATATGAACTCATGTCATATAACTCTGAGTGACTGCTCACTGACAATATCAGTTGTTCCTCCATGTTGAATAAATGACTCCGGGCAGGCCTGCCACCACAGCTGCAAGCAGGCTTCGGTTGGTTAACGCAACGCGAATTGACGCTAAAGTAAAAaattttcaactcgggcgtcaaaTTCGTGAACTAGAGGCAAATTTGCGTCTACCGTGCTAAATGCTTCATTCGAGTCGCGAGACGTGCGTAaatgcgtctttacattgacttaacattgaaatcatttGCGCCATACGCTCTATTCGTgtttggtgtgaacgcagcattagggtGTTTTATTTCCAGCATTTCCAGCAAATTTTAAGGTACAGGGTACTTACCTTTTTCATCACTTGTCAATACCAGTGGCCGGTGACTTTTCTTCCGAGGGGcgtgaattcaaaatatgttttgaaatgtcatgtgtgttgctcgtcatgttaaaatatgtgtttgttgcatcatgtgaaccatgtgcatcatgcatcttgtcaaaatacgtgcctgctgcacatgcgtagaaggggtttatgataaagaagacgctcatgttcacaaaatactcgcaagacattAACTTTGAttactctgattacacatgagaatATCTGGCACACACTagggtctcttttatcataaaccctttagacgcacctgcagcaggcacttattttgacaagacacataatgcacatggttcacatgacgcgccgaacacatactttgaaatgacgagccacacccatgacgggctacatacatgttgtgaagagcttcgcatcgtgcgccctcgaaaaagaagtcaccggccgccactggatTCAAAAATCTGTACTTCACTCTTATTTGTCTCTCTTGATGTTTTCTCCCAGTGGTGTTTAACTTTGTCCTTCATGACCGGAGAAAAGGGCCAATCTGGAATGTAGTTATGTGGACGTCACTGTTCTTGGGTCAGGGAGTTCTCACCTGCCTTTACTCTCAGGAGTGGTACGCACAACGTTACTGCCCTATAAAAGAGGTAAACAATTTGCTGGCGTCTAATGGGTGAGGAATTACTTGTTTTGGATGTATTCAtttattgtgtatatttatgCTTTCCTTTTCATTCCTACAGCCCTCTTTTATTGACTTGCTGAAGCCACGATCCTGGACGTGTTATCCACAGTCTAACACTGCTGTGGATGCTAACTAAGCCACACCCCCAGCCAATTAAACGGGATATTAATTGGAGAAAAGGAGAGGAGGTCAACCTGTTCTtgagttgtttaaaacattgcacaaagacCAAAATCAAAGTGACTATTTTATTGTACACAGAGGCCTAGGCTATTTTATGTGTTGAGATCTGAATTAACAATATTTTTGTAAGTTAACAATGTCCCTCATGAATATTTAATGGTTCGACACTTTGTTATGATTATGATCATGAGCTGGCTGAAATGGATTgtatttttaaagcatttgtGATATTATTAGGTTGAGGTCACATTATCTCTCAAGTCATATCACTGTATTCTTATAATTTGATATTGGTGTTAAATATTGAAAGAATACAATGTATATTAATGCGGAAGACAATACTGAGGTTATAGATGAGATGTTAGCCTTTTGACTGGTTTTGACTTGAACTACACAACATTTTGCAACGTAAACAAAGCTGCTAAAACTCTAGCAGATTCCTATTTTATTCCATACTGCCGTGAAGCACAAACATTGTCTTTCAAATGACCTTGGAGATTTTGATGGAGGGAATGCCATTTTAAAGAGCAgaagtatttttaaagtgtCAATGATATTTACTTTggtcattttaaagtttgatgAGTTTAACAAGCCTGGTGAAATATTTCTGTATACTTATTTATTGCACAGTAGGATATGATGTATTTCTACTTGTTGAGGTGTTGCAGCTGGCTGCACTCAAGTAATCTATGTTTTTACACTACTTGTCTTGGACCATACAGGGGTTTCACTAAATTTGTTGTCATCTAAGACGTTTGAATGTCATTTGTTAATGCAATGGTTTTcgagtaaatattttttccagTTACAAGGtaaaaacatttctgaaatACTGCGTGACTGTAATACCTGTGATGACCGGCAGGTGGTGATAGAGAATTGAATGTAAGGAGTGTGTCTGTAATGGTATTTACCTTTCCTAAATGGCACGGGTTATGTAAATACTTTATTATAATTTACAGAATAGTCTATTGTAATTTTTGTGACAAAACGTATCAATGTTTTCTAACAGATGCCATATTTTCTAAACCTGGGGACTGTTTTGAAATGTTTCATGCACAACATGCctataaaagacaaataaaCACAATTTAACGGAATagtttattatgttttttttttgtgcattacATGATTgccacaaaatgcaatgcatcacAGATTGAGCGCCACcacatgtttaataaatgttcATAAGGTTTTGAGGAACAAATCAATTTGTATTTTTGGTAATAAAGTAGGTTGCATGCATGCAAAGCCTGAAATACATAATTATATTTTCAGTTTCCTCATACTAAGTTCTGCATTGTACAATAAACAGATACAGACTGCTTCATAACAAACTATGTTTTATCtcattacaaaaaaaaagttCTTGTTCCCACTTGTTCCTGTTTTATCTCAACTTCATATTTAAGATATCATAAAAACCGTTGGGATATTATTTCCTCATGCATAATTGTATGTATTATTTTCTCAATTATTTTACACGTAACGCATAGAAATTTAGTTTTGTTAAATGTAGCACGCTTCGCAATATTGCGTTATATATGCTTTAGAAATACATTTGTGCGATTACAAATATACACGGAAAAAAACAAGcgagtaaaataataaaataacccCCTCCACAATTTATATGCGTCCTAACGTTACGTCAAAACATCCTATGCGCACGTGACGGAGGCAGTGATTTGGTGAATCGGATCTTTTGCATCACTGCGATGATGCGCTGCGCGTTCTCCGTCACTGGATCGTAAGCGCACGCCACTGATTCTGCGGTAAAGATGGCGGCGGCGGAGGGGGCGCGCAGCGGCTGGAGCAGAACGATACGACCCCAAACGGGTCCGCTTTAAAGCAAACAGTCCCGGGGGGCCAGAGGATCGTACATTCCCGTTCAACGCAGCTGCTCGTCCGGTGCCGTTTTGCAGAACTTGACGATTTGTTTGCGAGCCGTTTGGTGGTGGGTGGGttctcacacatacacacacagagtgctaagctaagctagcggacCTCGGTCCGGTCCGGTAGAGGAGGGGTGATCGAGAAGAGGAAGACCATCATCCCGAGCGGATCAGACCGTCGTACCGCGGTATCGTTGGGGGATGTGAGCGATCCAAACGGACGGCGGGTCTTTCCACGGATCTGTGTTATTTGCCCACCCAGAACACTCGCAGGATGGGACAACAGGTAGGCCGCGTGGGAGAAGCGGCTTCCGCGGGGATACAGACCCCACCGCAGGGACAACAGCAGCTGCAGCAGGTTAAAGCGAACCGAGCCGGCGGCTCCGGGAGGAGACCGCGAGACTGCGGCATCCCCGGTACTCCACCGGGCAGAACCGCTGCGTCTGCAGCCGCTGCTAACATCATGACGGATCCTGCGGTTAATATCTTCACCCAACACTCAGGTGTGTATGCAACTTAGTTGTGCTTGGTTTGaagatttgtttatttatttcatagGGGTAACTCATACCGTTGTCGGTAAAGAATAGAGTTGCTGTCCGGTGAAACGGATGCATAGGGTTAGCGGAAACGAATCCCATGCATTTTAACTACATTTTGTGAGCTGCCTACATACGTTTTGGGCATCGTTGGTGATTTTCGAATCAAACTTTTTAGGCATCGTTGATGATGTTAGAATCAAATATTGTCAAATGTTGACAATATTGGAATTGAATATTTTGGCCATAGTTGTTGATATTTGTATTGAACTGTTTGGGCATCATTGGTGATGTTCGTATCAAAAGGTTGGGGCATCGTCTGTGTTTTGACGCATCACATTGTCGATGATGTTTAAATTAATTGTTTTAGGCATCTACTGAGATGCTTATACATTTTTTGGCATAGTTGTTGATGTTCGTATCAAATGTTTTGGACAGTGTTGGTAATGATCAAATCAAGTGTTTGGACAATGTTGTTGTGGTAATGATTAAATCAAGTGTTTTGGATAATGTTGGTGATATCCGAATCGAGTGTTTTGGACAGTGTTGTTGAAGTTCTAATCAAATGTTTTGGACAGTGTTGTGGTGATGATCTAATCAAAGGTTTTGGACAgtgttgttgatgtttgaatCAAGTGTTTTGGACAATGTTGTGGTAATGATCGAATCGAGTGTTTTGGACCGTGTTGTGGTAATGATCATCGAATGAAATGTTTTAGACTGTGTTGTGGTAATGATCATCGAATGAAATGTTTTGGACTGTGTTGTGgtcagtgttgggtaagttactcaaaaaaagtaatccactacaaattactaattactactttaaaattgtaatttgattacattactgaTTACTACATGCAaaaagtaatctaattactaattactttacTTGTAAGTTACTTTGAcaacatcaaatgtaaaaaactacaaagtgaaactgtcagaaaCAAGGACAGATAAACCCAAACGCAGTGTTAATGTGAAAATGTTTCTTGTAACATTTGAAAACAGTAATGATTACAGTGCATATTTGAATGCTTAAAGCTATTTTTggttagcctgggtgccagccgatcttagccccgcccacaacattttgaggaacgggaagatcggtctggagtttcaccgttgagttgctactatgctcgacccaaagctggtcgaaccaatcaaattgtcagggcgggctttatatgatgatggacagatgatcagtaacgtaaatcaaccacgtcaccaaagagcgcgtgtgttgaatctgttgtttacaacgaaatggctgccgcggtagaaatcagatgtgtggactctgacattgagtctgttctaaaagatatcgacagagcattgattttaaaagaggaacagagaaacgcgagcaaggcatttgttgatgtttttgccgtcctacgggattcgacaaaagttgtcgcacttatgaaagatcaagttaaagaagcaactaaaatgggtatcacggcgatgcaactcggtgtgcacgacgagatggatataacaagcaaacgtaatgggtatcgtcgtggatgaagttcaactaatgtacaaatggtaagagatagtcttactgtatgacttaatgtgatataaatgaaatgttgtaaacatagtaggtgttgatgtacgttcgcaaactcagacttgtagtgtgtgtcgtagcgaaataactagcagttcggtcaagctgcaaatacgtcatttcaacatacgtctcacaccccgttgctctgattggtcgtaggtctatccaattgagtgcagaggcatttttcggttgagacacgcctcataattatagctcaatggagcggtatcagactcaaattctgactagaattgagtatgacaacgtcaggctaatTTTTGGTGTGATTTTGCCCCCTCCTAAAATTACTGGTCATATAGTGATCCAGAAATATTTGTAGCTTTTATTATAAGTTACAGATGTTTAACATTTCTCATTAAACATTCTACATTCATtaacatctatctatctatctatctatctatctatctatctatctatctatctatctatctatctatctatctatctatctatctatctatctatctattgtaGCAGTGTTTAAAATGATGTTCTTGGATGTTTATTACAACTCTGTTCTGTAAGGGTTAACgctgagtttctgttctctttgCCATGTATTCCCTGAAATGTGATTGGTTAGTGCAACGAGGGGAggggttttttgtttttgttt
This window encodes:
- the soat1 gene encoding sterol O-acyltransferase 1; this translates as MVNEGKGGPWSRKASQKSPSSEQDSRGSERATGESPCPSNGPVEVEQIISRKLQLKKKAEHLKADLMRQFDTQVNEFMDNLIEESAGLSSSNVNTVFHLSDKERSKHRHPQTSQSQSKQFVIRRSLLDDLFEVNHIRTIYHMFIALLLLFIFSTLIVDFIDQGRLVLEFDLLVYAFGQFPLVVVTWMCMFLSALVVPFVLLSGWASVYTTSNHGTLWTVLAGFVLLLYQGLCLGLMPTYVVLKNSLPPASCFILILEQVRFIMKTHSFIRENVPRVLSSERNKTDLVAVPHLNQYIYFLFAPTLIYRDNYPRNPYIRWGYVATKFAQVLGCLFYAYYVFVRLCIPQFHNISMQLFDLRVMVLCVFNSILPGVLVLFLAFFAFLHCWLNAFAEMLRFGDRMFYKDWWNSTSFANYYRTWNVVVHDWLYYYVYRDFLWMTQKRFRAAAMLLVFTVSAVVHEYVLAICFGFFYPVLFCIFMCFGMVFNFVLHDRRKGPIWNVVMWTSLFLGQGVLTCLYSQEWYAQRYCPIKEPSFIDLLKPRSWTCYPQSNTAVDAN